The Xiphophorus maculatus strain JP 163 A chromosome 23, X_maculatus-5.0-male, whole genome shotgun sequence genome contains a region encoding:
- the LOC102225680 gene encoding D(1) dopamine receptor, with product MDLVNFTTVIDNGFLDETPSSRVLTGCFLSLLILTTLLGNTLVCAAVTKFRHLRSKVTNFFVISLAVSDLLVAILVMPWKAVTEIAGFWPFGSFCDTWVAFDIMCSTASILNLCVISLDRYWAISSPFRYERKMTPKVAYVMISVAWTLSVLISFIPVQLNWHKAQSKPYKPLTEALVSLGSNTTSLRTSENCDSSLNRTYAISTSLISFYIPVAIMVATYTQIYRIAHRQIRRISALERAAESAKNRHNSVGRGSSIAESESSFKMTFKRETKVLKTLSVIMGVFVCCWLPFFILNCMVPFCEQSSGGEAFTCISPTTFDVFVWFGWANSSLNPIIYAFNADFRKAFSILLGCHRLYPGGHNVETASLNKK from the coding sequence ATGGATCTCGTGAACTTCACGACCGTCATCGACAATGGCTTCTTAGACGAGACGCCGTCGAGCCGCGTGCTGACCGGCTGCTTCCTCTCGCTGCTCATCCTCACCACGCTGCTGGGGAACACACTGGTTTGCGCTGCCGTCACCAAGTTTCGTCACCTGCGCTCCAAAGTCACCAACTTCTTCGTGATCTCGTTGGCCGTGAGCGACCTCTTGGTGGCCATCTTGGTGATGCCGTGGAAGGCGGTGACGGAGATTGCAGGCTTCTGGCCGTTTGGCTCCTTCTGCGACACCTGGGTGGCTTTTGACATCATGTGCTCGACCGCGTCCATTTTGAACCTTTGTGTGATAAGCCTGGACCGCTACTGGGCCATCTCCAGCCCCTTTCGCTATGAGAGGAAGATGACACCCAAAGTGGCCTATGTTATGATCAGTGTGGCCTGGACGTTATCTGTCCTCATTTCTTTTATCCCTGTGCAGCTCAACTGGCACAAAGCCCAGAGTAAACCTTACAAGCCGCTCACTGAGGCATTAGTGTCACTGGGATCAAACACTACATCCCTCCGCACTTCTGAAAATTGTGACTCCAGCCTGAACAGAACCTACGCCATCTCCACCTCACTCATAAGCTTCTATATCCCCGTTGCCATAATGGTTGCCACATACACACAGATTTACCGCATTGCTCACAGACAAATCAGAAGGATCTCTGCCCTGGAGCGTGCTGCAGAGAGTGCCAAGAACAGACACAACAGTGTGGGCCGGGGCTCCAGCATCGCAGAGTCCGAGAGCTCTTTCAAAATGACGTTCAAGAGGGAGACAAAAGTGCTGAAGACACTGTCAGTGATAATGGGGGTGTTTGTGTGCTGCTGGCTGCCATTTTTCATCCTAAACTGCATGGTACCCTTCTGCGAGCAGTCAAGCGGAGGAGAGGCCTTCACTTGCATAAGTCCCACCACCTTTGACGTATTTGTGTGGTTCGGCTGGGCTAACTCCTCCCTCAACCCCATCATCTATGCCTTCAATGCCGATTTCCGCAAGGCCTTCTCCATCCTGCTGGGCTGCCACAGACTGTATCCAGGAGGCCACAACGTAGAGACGGCCAGTCTAAACAAGAAGTGA